A genome region from Trachemys scripta elegans isolate TJP31775 chromosome 2, CAS_Tse_1.0, whole genome shotgun sequence includes the following:
- the PURB gene encoding transcriptional activator protein Pur-beta — protein sequence MADGDSGSERGGGFGGPRGPGPEQETQELASKRLDIQNKRFYLDVKQNAKGRFLKIAEVGAGGSKSRLTLSMAVAAEFRDYLGDFIEHYAQLGPSSPEQLAAAGPGEEAGPRRALKSEFLVRENRKYYLDLKENQRGRFLRIRQTINRGPGPGFPGPPGLQSGQTIALPAQGLIEFRDALAKLIDDYGGDEEELGGPGGGAGLGGELPEGTSITVDSKRFFFDVGCNKYGVFLRVSEVKPSYRNAITVPCKAWAQFGGAFCRYADEMRDIQERQRDKLYERRAGPAGPGSGSGAGDDSDGDDVDDD from the coding sequence ATGGCGGACGGGGACAGCGGCAGCGAGCGCGGCGGCGGGTTCGGCGGCCCGCGCGGGCCGGGACCCGAGCAGGAGACGCAGGAACTGGCGTCCAAGCGCCTGGACATCCAGAACAAGCGCTTCTACCTGGACGTGAAGCAGAACGCCAAGGGCCGCTTCCTCAAGATCGCCGAGGTGGGCGCGGGCGGCTCCAAGAGCCGCCTCACGCTCTCCATGGCCGTGGCCGCCGAGTTCCGCGACTACCTGGGCGACTTCATCGAGCACTACGCGCAGCTGGGCCCCAGCAGCCCCGAGCAGCTGGCGGCGGCCGGGCCGGGCGAGGAGGCCGGGCCGCGCCGCGCGCTGAAGAGCGAGTTCCTGGTGCGCGAGAACCGCAAGTATTACCTGGACCTGAAGGAGAACCAGCGCGGCCGCTTCCTGCGCATCCGCCAGACCATCAACCGCGGCCCGGGCCCGGGCTTCCCCGGCCCGCCCGGGCTGCAGAGCGGCCAGACCATCGCGCTGCCGGCCCAGGGCCTCATCGAGTTCCGCGACGCGCTGGCCAAGCTCATCGACGACTACGGCGGCGACGAGGAGGAGCTGGGCGGGCCGGGCGGCGGCGCGGGGCTGGGCGGGGAGCTGCCCGAGGGCACCTCCATCACCGTGGACTCCAAGCGCTTCTTCTTCGACGTGGGCTGCAACAAGTACGGCGTGTTCCTGCGCGTGAGCGAGGTGAAGCCGTCCTACCGCAACGCCATCACCGTGCCCTGCAAGGCCTGGGCCCAGTTCGGCGGCGCCTTCTGCCGCTACGCCGACGAGATGCGCGACATCCAGGAGCGCCAGCGGGACAAGCTCTACGAGCGCCGCGCCGGGCCGGCCGGGCCGGGCAGCGGCAGCGGGGCCGGCGACGACTCCGACGGGGACGACGTGGACGACGACTGA